Proteins co-encoded in one Dryobates pubescens isolate bDryPub1 chromosome 4, bDryPub1.pri, whole genome shotgun sequence genomic window:
- the LOC128897207 gene encoding uncharacterized protein LOC128897207: protein MGRLDDRAKRRIVELRRAGLSFRKIKKVLELDGIRVTPQAVYLFLKRRSVEPGPAAAGWDGDQPWPPLQGHTPEPPKAAPGAGPTGSQLPCPAASQDTKMGIQIVSVVSLCQDGRQLRKALPPGNGNDDSTGTSSAPGSCPNPGGPTAPLQPLPSQGQLVPPPAKNPALMVREKMVDRTVPLQKKVKDVGIQTALPDATSPGNQNFACGEPALPPAPSSQAIADQLGAVQAEIRKLSQALQAVLDRQCRLERQQEQQQRLQQEVLMTLQQLSSTVSHGAVPANQPCGPFSSMAEPSPAVPNFSQFKMELI from the exons atGGGCCGGCTGGACGACCGTGCCAAGAGGAGGATTGTGGAGCTGCGCAGGGCCGGGCTGAGCTTCCGCAAGATCaagaaggtgctggagctggacgGCATCCGCGTGACGCCGCAGGCCGTCTACCTCTTCCTCAAGAGAAGGAGCGTGGagccggggccggcggcggcCGGCTGGGACGGCGACCAGCCCTGGCCCCCGCTGCAGGGGCACACACCTGAGCCACCCAAGGCAGCGCCTGGTGCGGGGCCCACGGgcagccagctgccctgccccgctgccagccAAGACACCAAGATGGGCATCCAGATCGTTAGTGTGGTCTCGCTCTGCCAGGatggcaggcagctcaggaagGCTCTGCCCCCTGGGAATG GCAATGATGACTCTACAGgcacctcctcagctccagggagctgccccaATCCAGGGGGTCCAAccgctcccctgcagcccttgcccagccaagggcagctggtcccaccccctgccaagAACCCAGCCCTGATGGTGAGGGAGAAGATGGTGGACAGGACTGTGCCCTTGCAGAAAAAG GTCAAAGACGTCGGCATTCAAACTGCCCTGCCCGACGCCACCAGTCCTGGAAATCAGAACTTTGCTTGTGGagagccagcactgccccctgctcccagctcccaggccATTGCTGACCAGCTGGGTGCTGTACAGGCCGAGATCCGGAAGCTGAGCCAGGCCCTGCAGGCGGTGCTGGACAGGCAGTGCCGCCTGGAacgccagcaggagcagcagcagcggctgcagcaggaggtgctgatgacgctgcagcagctcagctccaccgTGAGCCACGGCGCTGTGCCAGCAAACCAGCCCTGTGGCCCCTTCAGCAGTATGGCTGAGCCCTCACCCGCTGTGCCCAACTTCAGCCAGTTCAAGATGGAGCTCATCTGA